CCCGCACGGGCTCTGACGTTGTGATTACAGCCAGATTAATGACAGCCTTCATTGCATCACACACCCATGGCACAAGCCTTACTTTTAGAGGACTAAATCTACTTCGGTGCAAACAAGCTATGGAGCTGGATTTATTTTTAGGCATTACTAGACGAGCATCTCAGCAATAAAAAAACTCtttgaatgtttattatttctCCTGCTATGCTGAGCAGCATTACGTTATTTATACCTGTCTGACGCGTTCACTTTCACAGTGTTTGGAGTCGTGTGTGTGTCCCGCTTGCGTCAGGTGCCGGCACCGCTTCAGAGTTCCTGGTGACGTGAAGTTCTGCAGCAGGAGATTCGGATTCAAAGACCTGTAGATCCCACGGGATGAAAAACCCCAAGGCGCCACATCACACACCTCCCCCGGTACATGATCCTCTGTTCCCCTTCTCCTTTTGCGTTCCCCATCGCTCTGACTCACTCTGCCTTCGCAGCCTGTCGTTGGCCATCAGTGCCAAAAATAATTTAGGTGATCTGTGCTGTTCATCTCTCCTCTCAAGCCTCTCGTGTGatgtgaaatgtgtgaaacGCATGCATGAAATAATTgattgctgcttaggttccagAGGCCTTTGTCATATAtggatgaagacaaaaacaacaataacgacgcaaaaaaaaacacatacaacaAAGAGTCGCGTGCGACCTCTTCGCATCCTTCATGCACTGAATGCAAAGGAGGAAACGTATGTGAGCGACAGCTGTGTCAGCAAGATAATGCACGGCGCTGGCGACACGCGGCCCGCGTGCGCAGCGCCCGTCGTCGCCCgtctcatttgtgtgtttgatgcGGCCTGTGTGTTAGGGTCTTATTTATCTGCGTGTGTACATCATCAGAGCTGCAGTCCCTTTTGTCCTGCGCCGATATGCGAGCGGCCGCCTGCGCCGCTGCTGATAGCGCAGCAGCTCCGTTTGTTCATGGGTCCGCCACGAACACAGGGAGACTGGATCTGACGTTGAACCCGCACCTGTGGCAGGTGAGATAAAGGCGGAGGCGTGAGACAAGCGCAAAGCTAACAAGGTGACATTTTGGGAGGTATCAAAGCACCGCAGCTCATCCGAGCAGTGCGATCGGTGCCTAAATGGATGCTGAGGCACTAAAGCAGAATATTAACCACAATTTAATTGTCTGAGGCTTCAGCTGAAAGATTTGTAGCTTACAGTATAGGTTCCAAGGAATGAAGGGGAAGAAATGTGTATTAATATATAGTGAGTGGTTCGAAagagatgtgttttgtttggttgtgaGTTTCACCCTGTTCTTTATGGATGACACTAAATCCAAATCAAAGCAGGATGTCCACTAACCTTCCATCCCACACGGtctccaaagcaaacacaagcatACTGTGTACATGCTCACATCACTGTTCACGGTGACTGAATGGAGCTGCTTTATTGTTATTTCTCCAGTTCTCATTTCCTTCTGCTCATAAGTTCTTGTTCCCTCTCTGACTCCGCTTGTAATGACGTGCTCTGCTGCACCGGTTTGTGAAAGGTGTGCAGGCGAGCGGGTCGGGAGGAGAGGCGCAAACAGAGAAAAGCTTTGTCATCTTCGCGAAGACACACGCACAGCCACGTgttcagccctgcagcctttgaCCTTCTGGGTTCAGATTTTTGTATTATATTAAATTCGCCTTTTGAAACACTGGGATTTACCACAACCCAGATTCGAGCTCTATTTTTGCATCTGTTCCCAAAACAGCTCAGATggcatctgcctgtctgtcagcgaCTCCAACCAGCTACAGACCCAGAGAAAAGATTCCATTTACAGTATAGCAGCACACTAGATGTTAAGTAAGAGTGTGACACACTTGTGGCTATAGGGGCCATTGGCCAGAGGGGCCCGGGGGCCGGAGCAGCACCGAGGCCGTTtgacagagagaggagcgagagctTTGATGAGGAGACGAGATGAACTGGTTCAGAGTCTGTTGCTATGGCAGCCATGTGGAATAAATCAGCAGCATGAATTCCATTCTCAAATGCCTTCAGCACCCCACGGACTCAGGTGGACCTAGACAGAATATGAATGAGCATCGTGTCCCAGCGATCTGCTCACAGCGGAAAAGGAACGAAGCCTCACGTACACGCGGGCAGTCCTACAGCATTCATAGAGTAGCTGCATATGCGATTATAACACATGACAATAGTGTTGTACTGTAGATAGTATATTATACACTGTACGTAATTGTAATAATACATCGTAAACAAGTCATCTTGTATAATAATTCAAAAACTTGCGCTGTTCTATCAGTTTATTACAGTTACTTTGACGCATGCCTGTGTACCTACACATGCACATACTTCCAGTCAAGTCAATGATGGGTGAGGATCTGAAAACATAGACCAAATAAGGCACAACATGGAAAATCAACAGCTGCAATACAGTTTGCAGTACAGTAATATCACGATTTTAATATATTCATGGGGGCTGACTCATCAGTTTTGCAAATGACATGCTTGGATGGTCACCTTAGCACTAACGtgcccttttttttcctgtgtgggGAAAGTAATTGTCTTCTGTACATCGCTGCGTGCGGAGGTAATTATTAATCTCATCTGTGAAATTGTTTCGGACAATCAGAactgagcagctgatggaggagggacGAAAAAGCAGGAAGGGtaaaagagagaggaagagggagttCTACACAGTTATATTCACCACATGTGCACACGAGGACCTGGGTTTAGAGATAAATACAACAATAGGCACAATACTGTTGGCACTTTTGCTCACAATTGTACATGAAACTATAGACactcacaacaacaacatcagccACTGACAGGACATGGTCTCATCTACTATAACACGTTTTACAAGTGCTTAAATAGCTATTGTGTTGATTGATGGCATAATTAGAAGTAAATGCTAAATCGTACCTTATGCATAGTGGCCATAAACGGTATATTAGTCATTAACACAGTTAAATGAGATGTGTTAGAAAgctccatgttttttttcccccgctgcacaaaaacaacaacactatGCTTCCCCAGTTTATGACATCTAAACAACAATAATCACTCAAAGTAGAAATTAGGAAAATAATTTACACATACAGAATAGATGATGTCATAGGTGATTCTTTTATAGTGGATGCAGTAAGAGTTTGTCCTGTTCAGCCGCGTGGTGAGAGTGTGCGCGGGTCCGCAGGAGCCGACGGGTCCGCTGACGTTCTGTCCGTTCAGATCAGAGGCCACGGGGCTTCGTCACATGTCCGCCTCCGTCCCGCGGCCTCTGCTCTGCACCGACTCTGACGCTTGCAGTACTTGCAGCACCGGTTCTGCACGCCGCGCAGGAGCGCGAGGTGTTTGTCCGTTAAAGCGGTGGAGACAAATGAGGCCTCGACAGGTTAATGCTGCTCTGTCAGCGCGCCTCCTGGGAGGAGCAAAGTAAAAACCTATACGTGGTGGAAACACTAAGTGAGTCTGACCTTTACgctgtgtgagtgcgtgtaTGTGTAGGTGCAGGTACTGCTCCCCTCAGGTGTCCACCGTGTGCCTGGGTGCTCTGTGGGAgttctcctcccccctccccttcacCTTCTTCTTGCCCCCTGGGGCAGCGTACTTCCTCTtggtctttttgtgttttttatcagAGCACCACACTCGCTCGCAGTACTCCTCCACTCTCTGGGCGTCGCCGTAGCCGATCAGCTGCAGGAACTCCTTGTACCAGAGCCTGGACTGGGGGCCTGGGAACGTGGATGGCACCAGGGCCCTGGGGCTGATGCTGGGGCCTGGTGGGGGGCCCACGGAGGAGGGGCACGGGCCTCTTGTCTGCTTCCCGTCGTTACTGGCAACCAGCAGCGCCGACTCCACTCTCTCGCCTCTGAGCACGTGCAGAGTGATGCGTAAGAGCGTGTGAACGTAGCCGTGTTCCACGGTCTGGCACACGTACACGCCGGCATCCGAGCTTCTGGCGCTCAGGAACAGCAGCCCATGGGGGGTCATGACGACCCGATCATCGCCCCAGACCTGAATAAAAGATAGGGAGAGCCTGATTTTTATTCACTTGTAGCAATTTAATCAGCAGCTAAAACATATCAAGCTCAAAAATATCCTTTCACAAGGCAAGAAAACTATCGAGGGTATTCAGAAAATTGACCATCAGTGAAGCCCAAAGGTGCAAATATGATGATCTGGATGATTTGAGACAGAGACTGGGGTCTCCCATTCCCTCTGGGCAATCATTGTTTGGGAGTACCTCAGAGTGACTTGGCTGCTACACAGTGACCCTGAGCATCCTTCCCGCTACTGTAACAATGGCTTGGAATACAAAGTAGAGGCTGGAATACTCTTCATGATGACTAGGCCAGCTGCATGGCCAAAAAGTAGCCTCACTGAACTAGTGCTGGAGAAGTTGGTTTGAAGAGTGTGGGAACGCGGCCAACTAGTGCAGCAGACCTCTGGGAACTCTGCAGAaggtctttgattaaataaaaaagctaTTTCACGGATTAACATGCGCATCTGATTCGACCATAACGCTGTGCTCATGTCCTGTTTCTATGCTCTGtagtgtttatgtttgtattttttttgcaTGTATTGATGCAACGCCCTCACCTCGTGTTTTTCCCCTCCTTTCTGGGAGAACCACAGCACTTTGGCCTGGAGCGAGCGAGGGACACATTCCAGTAATGTGCTGTTGCTCTCGACGGCGTACACCCGCCTCTCCTCGGCTCTGTGCCATTGTTCGTCTGCGCACAAACACCCAGCGAAGGCAAAAAACAAAGGTGAGGGATTGTTGTGACATTTCATTAGCAAGCAGTCATCTTACAGCCCCGCTATAATCCACAAATATTCAATATGTTCTATAGATCTTCTGAAAAACGGCATCCAATCATTTCTGCCGTACATGAGGATGATTTGTGCCGATCCACATTCACATAACCCGCGCACACAGGCATCACATATTTTCATTACATATACGAACCATCAATTTGCAGCCCATTGCACAGCTGGACGGCGTTGCCATGGCGAACATCCTGCCGCCTGAATCGTCTGCTGAGATGGGAGACAGGGAAGCAAGGAGGGAGTCATTTGGAACATGTGACCGacgcgtgagagagagagagaggggtgacAGGGAGAGCGGGGGGAAAGACCGAAGAATCAGAAGAACCGAGACGAGGAGGTGAGGTGATGGCGTGCATACGGATGGGGATTATATAACAGCAGGTTCTCGTGTGGCGATGCCTTGGTGGACCGGCCTCGTCCGTGCTGTTACCTCTTGGTGTAGACTCCCGCTGGGTAGTATCTGGAGCAGGTGAGGCCGTCCCAGGCACAGTAGGGATCCCTGGCCAGGCAACAGTCGGCGCATTCAGAGCCATAGAGGTCACACTGGTGCAGCCTGACCTGGGCCACACCCACATCCGAGCCAAcgtacagctgctgctgtggggccAAAGACACGGATGGTCACTGTCTGGACCCACTTCGACCAGTATCACAACTAGCTTATACAGTAtagtcacacatttacatttttccaAATTCAAAGTGATGCAAAGTGCTACAATGTTATCATCTTGTGGCGCGAACACAGAATTACAGGTAAAGAGTAGCAGCAGGGATGTGAAGGGTTCGCTTACCCTCTTAGGCGATATTATCATCTCCTTTATTGGCGTTGGCACCTGCAAGGAGGAAAGAGTTATGTTACTCCAGAATTAAGTATTTTCAAAATTTGGATCAAATGTGATGCATCATATGCCACCAGAATATAGTAAACAGATGAGACACGATGCATCCTCTGTTACCGGAGGCCTCTCGTCATGCTTCCAAGCCAAATCAGCTCTTAATCAAAATGTCTGCCGCCCACGCTTCTGAATGAgatttgaaatgtaaatgatcTGAGCACGAGTGCTGCGCTCTAATCACCGCCGCCGTCTCTCTGGACTGGCTGCACAATCATAAGCATAGTATTCTAGTGATTAAGAGGAACCACATCAaatcagtgtttttaaaaaccTCGTCTGATGTTGTGGAACAGCGATGCTGATTTTAAGTGCAGTTTTTCCACATGCTGTTTTTTTGCAGATACTGTACCTTGAACACTTGCAGTTCTtccagcagcacctcctccatagtgtctgtgtctttgttgtagATGGTGATAACTTTCAACACCACTGAATCATCTAATAAAGAAAGTTAAGCCTCATTTACTTGAGCTCCCAGTGTTTTCTGCCATTGGTTTATGTCCAAGTGGTCAAAATTAGATAAATTTGTGTTATATTGTTTCTGTACCAGTGCCAATGTACAGGACGTGGTAGTGTCCGTCCTGGGCTTGGACTCTGTCCACAGCGATCTGCGTGAGCTTTCTCGCGCCCGGCTCGGCCTGCAGCAGGACGGGTCTGCGGCGCTGGGGCAGCACGGCGCGGTACATCACGGGGTGAGAACGCGCAAAACGCAGGACCTCGTCAGGAAACTCCTTGGAGCTGGagaagccgccgccgctcacTTTACTGGCACACTGGAGgtggacggagggagagagacggaggagcagagacagagacaaaaggGGCCATTAGCTGGCAGCAGAGTGTGGTGACACAGCGCTGACACGCTTTAGTCAGGCTGTCCCTGTGTAACCTGCTGAGGTGGCTACAACAGTGCTGACATTCACCGGAGCCGCCCTACACGCTCCAAACGCTGCCTCCCAGGAGCGCTGACATGGACACAGACTAATGCAGAGTGACGTGAATGCCTAATGTCGGTGGGCCGGGGCATGAAATCCCCCACACACGGACGTAACACTCACAGATCCGGGTCGGGGGTAGGGGACCCGGTCCTCGTAGGGGGTCCAGTGATGCTCAGGTCTTTCTCGATAGGCAAACGGGCCGTTGAAGGCCGCCCTGATGTCGTCCATGTGATAGACGCACACGGCGAAGCCTTTGAAAACAGCGCTGCAAAAGAACGTCGAGT
The genomic region above belongs to Betta splendens chromosome 6, fBetSpl5.4, whole genome shotgun sequence and contains:
- the sema3e gene encoding semaphorin-3E isoform X3; the encoded protein is MRMPPCTRTVCLTLMLLWLVLMDTAHTTHSIYPRIRLSYKELWQLNRTWVFEGRGAPLQPHTMLLDEGHGRLYVGAKNALFSLSLERVSAHHREIQWASTEPQIEDCLMKGREKPECANYIKVLQQHNQTHLLACGTGAFNPVCSFVRVGHTGQDKLFTLIEDSTMSGRGRCPYDPNSPCTSTLSNGELYIGLYTDYWENDGALCRLNNQTYLRTERDDRQQLNEPKFVGSAVIPDNDDRDDDKVYFFFTEREMDAEGVNKAVYTRVGRVCANDQGGQRMLVNRWSSFLKTRLICSVSGSNGIDTHFDELEDVFVLKSRDEKNPEVFGLFSTTSAVFKGFAVCVYHMDDIRAAFNGPFAYRERPEHHWTPYEDRVPYPRPGSCASKVSGGGFSSSKEFPDEVLRFARSHPVMYRAVLPQRRRPVLLQAEPGARKLTQIAVDRVQAQDGHYHVLYIGTDDSVVLKVITIYNKDTDTMEEVLLEELQVFKVPTPIKEMIISPKRQLYVGSDVGVAQVRLHQCDLYGSECADCCLARDPYCAWDGLTCSRYYPAGVYTKSRRFRRQDVRHGNAVQLCNGLQIDDEQWHRAEERRVYAVESNSTLLECVPRSLQAKVLWFSQKGGEKHEVWGDDRVVMTPHGLLFLSARSSDAGVYVCQTVEHGYVHTLLRITLHVLRGERVESALLVASNDGKQTRGPCPSSVGPPPGPSISPRALVPSTFPGPQSRLWYKEFLQLIGYGDAQRVEEYCERVWCSDKKHKKTKRKYAAPGGKKKVKGRGEENSHRAPRHTVDT
- the sema3e gene encoding semaphorin-3E isoform X1, translating into MRMPPCTRTVCLTLMLLWLVLMDTAHTTHSIYPRIRLSYKELWQLNRTWVFEGRGAPLQPHTMLLDEGHGRLYVGAKNALFSLSLERVSAHHREIQWASTEPQIEDCLMKGREKPECANYIKVLQQHNQTHLLACGTGAFNPVCSFVRVGHTGQDKLFTLIEDSTMSGRGRCPYDPNSPCTSTLSNGELYIGLYTDYWENDGALCRLNNQTYLRTERDDRQQLNEPKFVGSAVIPDNDDRDDDKVYFFFTEREMDAEGVNKAVYTRVGRVCANDQGGQRMLVNRWSSFLKTRLICSVSGSNGIDTHFDELEDVFVLKSRDEKNPEVFGLFSTTSAVFKGFAVCVYHMDDIRAAFNGPFAYRERPEHHWTPYEDRVPYPRPGSCASKVSGGGFSSSKEFPDEVLRFARSHPVMYRAVLPQRRRPVLLQAEPGARKLTQIAVDRVQAQDGHYHVLYIGTDDSVVLKVITIYNKDTDTMEEVLLEELQVFKVPTPIKEMIISPKRQQLYVGSDVGVAQVRLHQCDLYGSECADCCLARDPYCAWDGLTCSRYYPAGVYTKSRRFRRQDVRHGNAVQLCNGLQIDDEQWHRAEERRVYAVESNSTLLECVPRSLQAKVLWFSQKGGEKHEVWGDDRVVMTPHGLLFLSARSSDAGVYVCQTVEHGYVHTLLRITLHVLRGERVESALLVASNDGKQTRGPCPSSVGPPPGPSISPRALVPSTFPGPQSRLWYKEFLQLIGYGDAQRVEEYCERVWCSDKKHKKTKRKYAAPGGKKKVKGRGEENSHRAPRHTVDT
- the sema3e gene encoding semaphorin-3E isoform X2 codes for the protein MRMPPCTRTVCLTLMLLWLVLMDTAHTTHSIYPRIRLSYKELWQLNRTWVFEGRGAPLQPHTMLLDEGHGRLYVGAKNALFSLSLERVSAHHREIQWASTEPQIEDCLMKGREKPECANYIKVLQQHNQTHLLACGTGAFNPVCSFVRVGHTGQDKLFTLIEDSTMSGRGRCPYDPNSPCTSTLSNGELYIGLYTDYWENDGALCRLNNQTYLRTERDDRQQLNEPKFVGSAVIPDNDDRDDDKVYFFFTEREMDAEGVNKAVYTRVGRVCANDQGGQRMLVNRWSSFLKTRLICSVSGSNGIDTHFDELEDVFVLKSRDEKNPEVFGLFSTTSAVFKGFAVCVYHMDDIRAAFNGPFAYRERPEHHWTPYEDRVPYPRPGSCASKVSGGGFSSSKEFPDEVLRFARSHPVMYRAVLPQRRRPVLLQAEPGARKLTQIAVDRVQAQDGHYHVLYIGTDDSVVLKVITIYNKDTDTMEEVLLEELQVFKVPTPIKEMIISPKRQQLYVGSDVGVAQVRLHQCDLYGSECADCCLARDPYCAWDGLTCSRYYPAGVYTKRRFRRQDVRHGNAVQLCNGLQIDDEQWHRAEERRVYAVESNSTLLECVPRSLQAKVLWFSQKGGEKHEVWGDDRVVMTPHGLLFLSARSSDAGVYVCQTVEHGYVHTLLRITLHVLRGERVESALLVASNDGKQTRGPCPSSVGPPPGPSISPRALVPSTFPGPQSRLWYKEFLQLIGYGDAQRVEEYCERVWCSDKKHKKTKRKYAAPGGKKKVKGRGEENSHRAPRHTVDT